In one window of Episyrphus balteatus chromosome 3, idEpiBalt1.1, whole genome shotgun sequence DNA:
- the LOC129913122 gene encoding glucose dehydrogenase [FAD, quinone] isoform X3: MDLLLKMLLLLLFCASCVPYVRTQSLVDLVLDLETTILNTRIPDRKVLHRSYDFIVIGAGSGGAVVASRLSETKNATVLLLEAGDQETFLSDVPLTAPLTQITRYNWGYKSDPVKNACQGLRGGVCNWPKGRGLGGTSLINFMLYTRGHRKDYDNWSQLGNLGWSYEEVLPYFKKSERIGIPELRDSVYHGRNGNLDVQYASYGSKLLKAFLKSSNEMGYNITDPNGEQLLGFSRSQATIRKGRRCSTAKAFIKPAAGRPNLHISMRTWVTKILIDPKTKQAIGVEFIKNKKKQVAYVRKEVILSAGTIASPQLLMLSGIGPAEHLAEFEIPVIQDLKVGYNLQDHVTLNGLVFMTNVTSLSDKSLMNPSDVMNYVLQGKGPYTIPGGAEAFAFVRTESSNYDDDYPDMEIVLGAGSLSGDTMGTMRDLLGITDQFYDSVFSDIVKKNTFGMVPVLLRPKSRGRISLRSRNPFHWPRMQPNFMEHDDDTRAMIEGIKMILQISNTNSMRKVGSQFHKKPFLGCENEPFNSESYWRCCLRLYGSSLQHQSGTCKMGPDFDTEAVVDPQLRVKGIQNLRVVDASIIPIIPAGHTNAIVIMIAEKASDMIKQSWGML, translated from the exons GACTTGTTATTAAAAATGCTTTTACTCCTGCTTTTTTGTGCAAGCTGTGTGCCATATGTTCGAACTCAGTCCTTAGTTGATTTGGTCTTAGATTTGGAGACAACCATTTTAAATACTCGTATTCCCGATAGAAAGGTCTTGCACAGGAGCTATGACTTTATTGTCATAGGAGCTGGATCTGGAGGTGCTGTAGTTGCTAGCAGATTAAGCGAAACTAAGAATGCCACTGTTTTGCTTCTAGAAGCTGGAGATCAAGAAACGTTTTTGAGTGATGTTCCTTTAACAGCACCCCTTACCCAAATAACCCGCTATAATTGGGGCTACAAATCCGATCCAGTGAAAAATGCGTGTCAGGGTTTAAGAGGTGGCGTTTGTAATTGGCCAAAAGGAAGAGGCCTTGGCGGAACTAGTCTTATAAATTTCATGCTCTACACTCGTGGTCATCGCAAAGACTATGACAATTGGTCTCAACTTGGAAACCTTGGGTGGAGCTATGAAGAGGTTCTACCTTATTTTAAGAAATCAGAAAGAATTGGAATTCCTGAGTTGCGTGATTCTGTTTATCATGGTCGAAATGGTAATCTAGATGTGCAGTACGCAAGTTATGGCTCAAAATTGTTGaaagcatttttaaaatcaagcaACGAAATGGGTTATAATATAACCGATCCAAATGGCGAACAATTGTTAGGATTTAGCAGATCGCAGGCTACAATTCGAAAAGGTAGACGCTGTAGTACTGCAAAAGCTTTTATTAAGCCTGCAGCTGGTCGTCCTAACTTACACATATCGATGAGAACTTGGGTCACAAAAATTCTTATTGATCCCAAAACAAAGCAAGCTATTGGagttgaatttataaaaaataaaaagaaacaagtTGCTTATGTGAGGAAAGAGGTTATTCTGTCAGCTGGAACTATAGCTTCGCCACAGCTTTTAATGCTGTCAGGAATTGGACCTGCAGAGCATTTAGCTGAGTTTGAAATTCCAGTGATTCAAGATCTCAAAGTTGGATATAATCTTCAGGATCATGTCACATTGAATGGTTTGGTATTTATGACTAATGTAACGTCATTAAGTGACAAGAGTCTAATGAACCCATCCGATGTAATGAACTACGTACTTCAGGGTAAAGGACCTTATACAATTCCAGGAGGAGCAGAAGCTTTTGCTTTTGTTAGAACAGAAAGTTCAAATTATG aTGATGACTATCCGGATATGGAGATTGTTCTTGGAGCTGGGTCATTGAGTGGAGATACTATGGGAACGATGAGAGATTTACTTGGAATTACAGATCAGTTCTATGATAGTGTTTTCAGtgacattgttaaaaag AACACTTTTGGAATGGTCCCAGTTTTGCTGCGTCCTAAAAGTCGTGGGAGAATATCTTTACGCAGCAGAAATCCATTTCACTGGCCGAGAATGCAGCCAAATTTTATGGAACACGATGATGATACACGAGCAATGATAGAGGGAATAAAAATG ATCTTACAAATCAGCAACACAAACTCAATGCGAAAAGTGGGCAGtcaatttcataaaaaaccttttttggGCTGTGAAAATGAACCTTTCAATAGTGAGTCGTACTGGAGGTGTTGTCTTCGACTTTATGGATCGAGTTTACAACATCAATCTGGAACATGTAAAATGGGTCCAGATTTTGACACTGAAGCTGTTGTTGATCCTCAACTCAGGGTTAAAGGAATACAAAATCTTCGTGTTGTTGACGCTTCAATAATTCCCATTATTCCCGCTGGTCATACAAATGCAATTGTAATAATGATTGCAGAAAAAGCATCGGATATGATAAAACAATCTTGGGGAATGTTGTAG
- the LOC129913122 gene encoding glucose dehydrogenase [FAD, quinone] isoform X2 codes for MLLLLLFCASCVPYVRTQSLVDLVLDLETTILNTRIPDRKVLHRSYDFIVIGAGSGGAVVASRLSETKNATVLLLEAGDQETFLSDVPLTAPLTQITRYNWGYKSDPVKNACQGLRGGVCNWPKGRGLGGTSLINFMLYTRGHRKDYDNWSQLGNLGWSYEEVLPYFKKSERIGIPELRDSVYHGRNGNLDVQYASYGSKLLKAFLKSSNEMGYNITDPNGEQLLGFSRSQATIRKGRRCSTAKAFIKPAAGRPNLHISMRTWVTKILIDPKTKQAIGVEFIKNKKKQVAYVRKEVILSAGTIASPQLLMLSGIGPAEHLAEFEIPVIQDLKVGYNLQDHVTLNGLVFMTNVTSLSDKSLMNPSDVMNYVLQGKGPYTIPGGAEAFAFVRTESSNYDDDYPDMEIVLGAGSLSGDTMGTMRDLLGITDQFYDSVFSDIVKKTNLNNLLISQNTFGMVPVLLRPKSRGRISLRSRNPFHWPRMQPNFMEHDDDTRAMIEGIKMILQISNTNSMRKVGSQFHKKPFLGCENEPFNSESYWRCCLRLYGSSLQHQSGTCKMGPDFDTEAVVDPQLRVKGIQNLRVVDASIIPIIPAGHTNAIVIMIAEKASDMIKQSWGML; via the exons ATGCTTTTACTCCTGCTTTTTTGTGCAAGCTGTGTGCCATATGTTCGAACTCAGTCCTTAGTTGATTTGGTCTTAGATTTGGAGACAACCATTTTAAATACTCGTATTCCCGATAGAAAGGTCTTGCACAGGAGCTATGACTTTATTGTCATAGGAGCTGGATCTGGAGGTGCTGTAGTTGCTAGCAGATTAAGCGAAACTAAGAATGCCACTGTTTTGCTTCTAGAAGCTGGAGATCAAGAAACGTTTTTGAGTGATGTTCCTTTAACAGCACCCCTTACCCAAATAACCCGCTATAATTGGGGCTACAAATCCGATCCAGTGAAAAATGCGTGTCAGGGTTTAAGAGGTGGCGTTTGTAATTGGCCAAAAGGAAGAGGCCTTGGCGGAACTAGTCTTATAAATTTCATGCTCTACACTCGTGGTCATCGCAAAGACTATGACAATTGGTCTCAACTTGGAAACCTTGGGTGGAGCTATGAAGAGGTTCTACCTTATTTTAAGAAATCAGAAAGAATTGGAATTCCTGAGTTGCGTGATTCTGTTTATCATGGTCGAAATGGTAATCTAGATGTGCAGTACGCAAGTTATGGCTCAAAATTGTTGaaagcatttttaaaatcaagcaACGAAATGGGTTATAATATAACCGATCCAAATGGCGAACAATTGTTAGGATTTAGCAGATCGCAGGCTACAATTCGAAAAGGTAGACGCTGTAGTACTGCAAAAGCTTTTATTAAGCCTGCAGCTGGTCGTCCTAACTTACACATATCGATGAGAACTTGGGTCACAAAAATTCTTATTGATCCCAAAACAAAGCAAGCTATTGGagttgaatttataaaaaataaaaagaaacaagtTGCTTATGTGAGGAAAGAGGTTATTCTGTCAGCTGGAACTATAGCTTCGCCACAGCTTTTAATGCTGTCAGGAATTGGACCTGCAGAGCATTTAGCTGAGTTTGAAATTCCAGTGATTCAAGATCTCAAAGTTGGATATAATCTTCAGGATCATGTCACATTGAATGGTTTGGTATTTATGACTAATGTAACGTCATTAAGTGACAAGAGTCTAATGAACCCATCCGATGTAATGAACTACGTACTTCAGGGTAAAGGACCTTATACAATTCCAGGAGGAGCAGAAGCTTTTGCTTTTGTTAGAACAGAAAGTTCAAATTATG aTGATGACTATCCGGATATGGAGATTGTTCTTGGAGCTGGGTCATTGAGTGGAGATACTATGGGAACGATGAGAGATTTACTTGGAATTACAGATCAGTTCTATGATAGTGTTTTCAGtgacattgttaaaaag acaaacctgaataatttattaatttcacaGAACACTTTTGGAATGGTCCCAGTTTTGCTGCGTCCTAAAAGTCGTGGGAGAATATCTTTACGCAGCAGAAATCCATTTCACTGGCCGAGAATGCAGCCAAATTTTATGGAACACGATGATGATACACGAGCAATGATAGAGGGAATAAAAATG ATCTTACAAATCAGCAACACAAACTCAATGCGAAAAGTGGGCAGtcaatttcataaaaaaccttttttggGCTGTGAAAATGAACCTTTCAATAGTGAGTCGTACTGGAGGTGTTGTCTTCGACTTTATGGATCGAGTTTACAACATCAATCTGGAACATGTAAAATGGGTCCAGATTTTGACACTGAAGCTGTTGTTGATCCTCAACTCAGGGTTAAAGGAATACAAAATCTTCGTGTTGTTGACGCTTCAATAATTCCCATTATTCCCGCTGGTCATACAAATGCAATTGTAATAATGATTGCAGAAAAAGCATCGGATATGATAAAACAATCTTGGGGAATGTTGTAG
- the LOC129913122 gene encoding glucose dehydrogenase [FAD, quinone] isoform X1, whose amino-acid sequence MDLLLKMLLLLLFCASCVPYVRTQSLVDLVLDLETTILNTRIPDRKVLHRSYDFIVIGAGSGGAVVASRLSETKNATVLLLEAGDQETFLSDVPLTAPLTQITRYNWGYKSDPVKNACQGLRGGVCNWPKGRGLGGTSLINFMLYTRGHRKDYDNWSQLGNLGWSYEEVLPYFKKSERIGIPELRDSVYHGRNGNLDVQYASYGSKLLKAFLKSSNEMGYNITDPNGEQLLGFSRSQATIRKGRRCSTAKAFIKPAAGRPNLHISMRTWVTKILIDPKTKQAIGVEFIKNKKKQVAYVRKEVILSAGTIASPQLLMLSGIGPAEHLAEFEIPVIQDLKVGYNLQDHVTLNGLVFMTNVTSLSDKSLMNPSDVMNYVLQGKGPYTIPGGAEAFAFVRTESSNYDDDYPDMEIVLGAGSLSGDTMGTMRDLLGITDQFYDSVFSDIVKKTNLNNLLISQNTFGMVPVLLRPKSRGRISLRSRNPFHWPRMQPNFMEHDDDTRAMIEGIKMILQISNTNSMRKVGSQFHKKPFLGCENEPFNSESYWRCCLRLYGSSLQHQSGTCKMGPDFDTEAVVDPQLRVKGIQNLRVVDASIIPIIPAGHTNAIVIMIAEKASDMIKQSWGML is encoded by the exons GACTTGTTATTAAAAATGCTTTTACTCCTGCTTTTTTGTGCAAGCTGTGTGCCATATGTTCGAACTCAGTCCTTAGTTGATTTGGTCTTAGATTTGGAGACAACCATTTTAAATACTCGTATTCCCGATAGAAAGGTCTTGCACAGGAGCTATGACTTTATTGTCATAGGAGCTGGATCTGGAGGTGCTGTAGTTGCTAGCAGATTAAGCGAAACTAAGAATGCCACTGTTTTGCTTCTAGAAGCTGGAGATCAAGAAACGTTTTTGAGTGATGTTCCTTTAACAGCACCCCTTACCCAAATAACCCGCTATAATTGGGGCTACAAATCCGATCCAGTGAAAAATGCGTGTCAGGGTTTAAGAGGTGGCGTTTGTAATTGGCCAAAAGGAAGAGGCCTTGGCGGAACTAGTCTTATAAATTTCATGCTCTACACTCGTGGTCATCGCAAAGACTATGACAATTGGTCTCAACTTGGAAACCTTGGGTGGAGCTATGAAGAGGTTCTACCTTATTTTAAGAAATCAGAAAGAATTGGAATTCCTGAGTTGCGTGATTCTGTTTATCATGGTCGAAATGGTAATCTAGATGTGCAGTACGCAAGTTATGGCTCAAAATTGTTGaaagcatttttaaaatcaagcaACGAAATGGGTTATAATATAACCGATCCAAATGGCGAACAATTGTTAGGATTTAGCAGATCGCAGGCTACAATTCGAAAAGGTAGACGCTGTAGTACTGCAAAAGCTTTTATTAAGCCTGCAGCTGGTCGTCCTAACTTACACATATCGATGAGAACTTGGGTCACAAAAATTCTTATTGATCCCAAAACAAAGCAAGCTATTGGagttgaatttataaaaaataaaaagaaacaagtTGCTTATGTGAGGAAAGAGGTTATTCTGTCAGCTGGAACTATAGCTTCGCCACAGCTTTTAATGCTGTCAGGAATTGGACCTGCAGAGCATTTAGCTGAGTTTGAAATTCCAGTGATTCAAGATCTCAAAGTTGGATATAATCTTCAGGATCATGTCACATTGAATGGTTTGGTATTTATGACTAATGTAACGTCATTAAGTGACAAGAGTCTAATGAACCCATCCGATGTAATGAACTACGTACTTCAGGGTAAAGGACCTTATACAATTCCAGGAGGAGCAGAAGCTTTTGCTTTTGTTAGAACAGAAAGTTCAAATTATG aTGATGACTATCCGGATATGGAGATTGTTCTTGGAGCTGGGTCATTGAGTGGAGATACTATGGGAACGATGAGAGATTTACTTGGAATTACAGATCAGTTCTATGATAGTGTTTTCAGtgacattgttaaaaag acaaacctgaataatttattaatttcacaGAACACTTTTGGAATGGTCCCAGTTTTGCTGCGTCCTAAAAGTCGTGGGAGAATATCTTTACGCAGCAGAAATCCATTTCACTGGCCGAGAATGCAGCCAAATTTTATGGAACACGATGATGATACACGAGCAATGATAGAGGGAATAAAAATG ATCTTACAAATCAGCAACACAAACTCAATGCGAAAAGTGGGCAGtcaatttcataaaaaaccttttttggGCTGTGAAAATGAACCTTTCAATAGTGAGTCGTACTGGAGGTGTTGTCTTCGACTTTATGGATCGAGTTTACAACATCAATCTGGAACATGTAAAATGGGTCCAGATTTTGACACTGAAGCTGTTGTTGATCCTCAACTCAGGGTTAAAGGAATACAAAATCTTCGTGTTGTTGACGCTTCAATAATTCCCATTATTCCCGCTGGTCATACAAATGCAATTGTAATAATGATTGCAGAAAAAGCATCGGATATGATAAAACAATCTTGGGGAATGTTGTAG